A region from the Catellatospora sp. TT07R-123 genome encodes:
- a CDS encoding alpha/beta fold hydrolase encodes MRSLQLPVPGGTLHALRFGDGDRIAVAAHGITASAMSFRAVARHLPGGWSLIALDLRGRGGSADVPGPYGMDAHAADLAAVAEHLGAPVALVGQSMGAYAAVRAAARTPQLFDRLVLVDGGLPLPVPAQFDADRLLELTIGPAVARLRETYASVEAYVDFFRAHPALAGEWNDDMEAYVRYDAVGEPGAVRSRTSTEAVYADGRDLLVGAASFGDDLRALAVPATLLHAPRGMLGQEPGMLPQPIVDHWAVQAPLLAPELVADTNHYTILMTDGPAERIARRLTAPA; translated from the coding sequence ATGCGTTCCCTCCAGCTCCCGGTGCCCGGTGGCACGCTGCACGCGCTGCGCTTCGGCGACGGCGACCGGATCGCCGTGGCCGCGCACGGCATCACCGCCTCGGCGATGTCGTTTCGCGCCGTCGCCCGGCATCTGCCCGGCGGCTGGAGCCTGATCGCGCTGGACCTGCGCGGGCGCGGCGGCAGCGCGGACGTCCCCGGGCCGTACGGGATGGACGCCCACGCCGCCGACCTGGCCGCCGTCGCCGAGCACCTGGGCGCGCCGGTGGCGCTGGTCGGCCAGTCGATGGGCGCCTACGCCGCCGTGCGCGCCGCCGCCCGCACCCCGCAGCTGTTCGACCGGCTGGTGCTGGTCGACGGCGGACTGCCGCTGCCAGTACCGGCCCAGTTCGACGCCGACCGGCTGCTCGAACTGACGATCGGCCCGGCGGTCGCGCGCCTGCGCGAGACGTACGCGTCGGTCGAGGCGTACGTCGACTTCTTCCGGGCGCACCCGGCGCTGGCCGGGGAGTGGAACGACGACATGGAGGCGTACGTGCGCTACGACGCCGTCGGCGAGCCCGGCGCCGTCCGCTCCCGCACCAGCACCGAGGCCGTGTACGCCGACGGCCGCGACCTGCTGGTCGGCGCCGCCTCCTTCGGCGACGACCTGCGTGCCCTGGCCGTCCCGGCCACGCTGCTGCACGCCCCGCGCGGCATGCTCGGGCAGGAGCCCGGGATGCTGCCGCAGCCGATCGTGGACCACTGGGCCGTGCAGGCGCCGCTGCTGGCCCCGGAGCTGGTCGCCGACACCAACCACTACACGATCCTGATGACCGACGGCCCGGCCGAGCGCATCGCGAGGCGGCTGACCGCGCCCGCGTGA
- a CDS encoding TetR/AcrR family transcriptional regulator yields the protein MTGTRWEPRRLSAVAVELPAGVTPAGTRGRILLAALRLFAEYGFHGTSIRDLAGAVGINSATLYAHYPSKEHVLAELVLLGHEELHRRLQQALVAAPPGPAEQLSALVRAQVGAHADFPLLALVANAELHALSPERAAPALALREQSRQLGLQVLRLGIDRGAFRVADAVLAATAIGSMGMQVAHWFGPDQPYTRDQVADTFAGFALQIAGAVPTPKG from the coding sequence GTGACCGGTACGAGGTGGGAGCCGCGACGGCTCAGCGCGGTCGCCGTCGAGCTGCCCGCCGGGGTGACGCCCGCCGGGACCCGGGGCCGCATCCTGCTGGCGGCGCTGCGGCTGTTCGCCGAGTACGGCTTCCACGGCACCTCCATCCGCGACCTGGCCGGGGCCGTCGGCATCAACTCCGCCACCCTGTACGCGCACTACCCGTCCAAGGAGCACGTCCTGGCCGAGCTCGTGCTGCTCGGGCACGAGGAACTGCACCGGCGCCTCCAGCAGGCGCTGGTCGCGGCGCCGCCGGGCCCGGCCGAGCAGCTGTCGGCCCTGGTCCGGGCCCAGGTCGGCGCCCACGCCGATTTCCCGCTGCTGGCCCTGGTCGCCAACGCCGAACTGCACGCCCTGTCGCCCGAACGGGCCGCCCCCGCGCTGGCCCTGCGCGAGCAGTCGCGGCAGCTCGGGCTCCAGGTGCTGCGCCTGGGTATCGACCGGGGCGCGTTCCGGGTCGCCGACGCCGTCCTGGCCGCCACCGCGATCGGCTCGATGGGCATGCAGGTGGCGCACTGGTTCGGCCCCGACCAGCCGTACACCCGCGACCAGGTCGCCGACACCTTCGCCGGCTTCGCCCTCCAGATCGCGGGCGCCGTTCCCACCCCGAAAGGCTGA
- a CDS encoding PHB depolymerase family esterase, giving the protein MSAPSPDRTAPSLLRRLVTAAATALAALAATLAVPAPAHAAGGAFYGVYASVYGTRDYHGYVPSSYRPGTPMPLLVALHGCTENDIGFDLLSGWSRVAEQRGFIVVFPDQSNLVNPATCWNWYLETNQHRGWGEPAIIAGITNRIRSQYTVDSRRVYTTGVSAGGVMTNIMAVAYPDIFAATSVMAGCEYDCDVLQLQSAQESGRKALAEMGSRARPVPAIVFQGTADLVVPPSTAYRIAGQWAVVDGIDATADTVQTGQVPGGRSYTHLTYRDTAGTALIEQYMIDGAGHAYPGGCACSLYGDPSGPDASNLSWDFFLAHPKP; this is encoded by the coding sequence ATGTCTGCACCGTCCCCAGACCGAACCGCTCCAAGCCTGCTGCGCAGGCTCGTCACCGCCGCCGCGACCGCCCTGGCCGCACTCGCCGCCACCCTGGCCGTCCCCGCCCCGGCCCACGCCGCGGGCGGCGCCTTCTACGGCGTGTACGCCAGCGTCTACGGCACCCGCGACTACCACGGGTACGTGCCGTCGTCGTACCGGCCCGGCACGCCGATGCCGCTGCTGGTGGCCCTGCACGGCTGCACCGAGAACGACATCGGCTTCGACCTGCTGTCCGGCTGGAGCCGCGTCGCCGAGCAGCGCGGCTTCATCGTCGTCTTCCCCGACCAGAGCAACCTGGTCAACCCCGCCACCTGCTGGAACTGGTACCTGGAGACCAACCAGCACCGCGGCTGGGGCGAACCGGCCATCATCGCCGGGATCACCAACCGGATCCGCTCGCAGTACACCGTGGACTCCCGGCGGGTCTACACCACCGGCGTGTCCGCGGGCGGCGTCATGACCAACATCATGGCCGTCGCCTACCCCGACATCTTCGCCGCGACCTCGGTCATGGCCGGCTGCGAGTACGACTGCGACGTGCTGCAACTCCAGTCGGCGCAGGAGTCGGGGCGCAAGGCGCTGGCCGAGATGGGCAGCCGGGCCCGGCCGGTGCCCGCGATCGTCTTCCAGGGCACCGCCGACCTGGTGGTGCCGCCGTCCACGGCGTACCGCATCGCCGGGCAGTGGGCCGTCGTCGACGGCATCGACGCCACGGCCGACACCGTCCAGACCGGGCAGGTGCCCGGCGGGCGCAGCTACACCCACCTGACCTACCGCGACACGGCGGGCACGGCGCTGATCGAGCAGTACATGATCGACGGCGCCGGGCACGCCTACCCGGGCGGCTGCGCGTGCAGCCTGTACGGCGACCCGTCCGGCCCCGACGCCAGCAACCTCAGCTGGGACTTCTTCCTCGCCCACCCCAAACCCTGA